GCGGCGATGCGTTCAACCTGACCGTGCTGGGCCGCACCAGCGACGAAACGACCGCCAACGGCACGGTGACGGCGGGCTATGACTTTGGCAGCCTCAACCCGGAAGAGGGCTGGCTGCGCCTGGAACTGGAGGGCGGCCGGCGCCAGATCGTCGGCGGATCGCTCGGCAACACCACCGCTTATTTCAAGGGCGGCGACCAGTTCACCCTAGTTTCGGAAGAACGCACCAGCGGCTGGACCGGGCGGGCGCGCCTCTATGGCGGCACGGAAAGTTTCCGCATCGGCGGCGAAGTCGGCGCGGAGGAACAACAAAATCACGTCGCCCTCTCATTTAGGGCGACGGTTAACTTCATCCTGTGACGTCTAGCTGATGAATGGACGGGCCACACCCCACAGACCCTCCCGGTCCGTCCGTTTCGCTCCGGCATGACGCCCCTCCCCAAGGGGCGCCGGGCACAAAAAGAGGGGCGTCGCCGGTCCCCCCCGGTGGCGCCCCTTGTCTTTGTGCGATAGTCCCGGCTTTATTCCGTCTTGATTTCGACCGGCTTCAGCTTCGCGCTCATGGCGTCGAAGGTGCTTTTGTCCGAAGGGGACAGATTGGGACGGCCGGCCATGATCCCCATCGAAATACTGCACTTGGAATAATAGGTTTCGCCCGGCTCGATCTCCAGCCGCAGCGTATCGGTCGCCTCGCTCTTGACCGAATATTCGTGAATGCCCGGTTCGGCATAAACCACCGCAAACTTGCCCGGCGGCAGGCTGGTCAACTTCTCCTCCTTCTCATGCACCGCGCAGGAAATGGCCGCGCCCATCAGGCCACCCTTGCGAAAGAAGATGATCTTCCCCTTGCCTTCGGGAATATCGGACATGGCAGCGCCCGCCGCAGCGATTTCCGGTGCGTCCTGCGCGACCGCCGATGTCGCGCAACCGATCGCCACCAGCGTCAAGATCACATGGCTCTTCATTCCATACCCTCCCGTTGAAAATTCAGTTGCCGCCCGGCGAAGAGACGAACGGCAGATCGGCCACCAATTTGGCCTGTCCCCTGGTGCCCGCGGGTACATCGACGTCACCACCGGCCATGAACAGCGCAACCGGCACCGCGATCAGGCTGAGCCACGCCGCTTCGTCCGTGCGGCTCGTTCCCGCCTGCGCGAAGCGAAAGCTGCGCAGGGCAATCCTCTGCCCCTGATGCTCGATGAAGCGGGCCGCCAGGATCAACTCACCGGCCTTGCCCGCCGCACGCGCCCGCGCGGCATGGATCACCTCGCCCTCGCCCGGCGCGCCTTCCGGAACGACGATCGCCCCGTTCAGCACGACCGGCACCGTGGTCCGAATTCGGAAACGATCCCCCGGCTTGGACAGCTTGGAATTGAGCGGGTCCAATATCTCGAAATCGACATATGTGCCTGCCGGCACGGAGGATGTGGCCGGCTCCGGGCGCGTCACGACCGGTTCTGTCCCGGCTTGCGCAGGCATCGAAAGGCCAAGGCCCAGAAACGCAACAGCCCACAGCCCGATGCGCACCATCTTCCCCCGTTCAGGCCACGAGTCCCCCCGACTCGCTGCGGCCTGACCAAGGGCTTATCGCCCGATTTTATGGGCGTATAGAGGGAAGGCGGCGATCAGCTCGCCAGCCCCTTCTTCACCAGTTCGTTCACGACCTGCGGATTGGCCTTGCCCTGCATCGCCTTCATCGTCTGGCCGACGAAGAAGCCGAACAGCGCTTCCTTGCCGCCCTTATACTGTTCGACCTTGTCGCCATTGTCGGCCAGCACCTTGGCCACCGCCGCCTCGATCGCGCCGGTGTCGCTGGTCTGCTTGAGGCCCTTTTCCTCGACGATCTTCGCGGGCTTGTCGCCGGTTTCGAGCATGATCTCGAACACCTGCTTGGCGATGGTGCCGCTGATCGTGCCGTCCGCCACCAGCGCCAGCAATTCGGCGCCTTCTTCAGGGCTTACCGGGCTATCCTCAAGCGATTTCCCAATCCGGTTGAGCGCGCCGTACAGTTCCGACAGCAGCCAGTTGGCCGAAGCCTTGGCGACCTCGCCCTCGCTCTTCTTCTGGATGCGTGCGCCTTCGGCCAGCAGCGCTTCGAACCAGCGCGCCGTTTCGGCGTCCGCCGTCAGTGTCGCGGCGTTATAGGCGGAAAGGCCCAGCCCCTGCTCGTAGCGCTGACGCTTGGCGTCGGGCAGTTCGGGCAGCGACTGACGGCATTCCTCCAGAAACGCGTCGTCCAGTTCCAACGGTAGCAGATCGGGATCGGGGAAGTAGCGATAGTCATGCGCGTCTTCCTTCGACCGCATCGAGCGCGTTTCGTTCCTGTCCGGGTCATAGAGCCGGGTTTCCTGTACGATCTTGCCCCCGGCCTCCAGCACATCGACCTGACGGTTCGCCTCATATTCGACGACCGCCATGACGAAGCGGACCGAATTGACGTTCTTCGTCTCGGTGCGGGTGCCGAATTCTTCGCCCGGCTTGCGCACCGATACGTTCACGTCGGCGCGCATCGAACCCTGGTCCATATTGCCATCGCACGACCCGACATAGCGCAGGATCGTCCGCAGCTTCGACAGATAAGCCCCTGCTTCTGCAGGAGAACGCATATCGGGTTTCGACACGATTTCCATCAACGCCACGCCCGACCGGTTAAGGTCGACATAGGAACTGGTGGGATGCTGGTCATGCATCAGCTTGCCGGCGTCCTGCTCGACATGGATGCGCTCGACGCCGATCACCTTGGTGCTGGTTTCCGGGTTCTTCTCATCCAGCACGATCTCGATCTGCCCCTCGCCCACGATCGGATGATAGAGCTGGCTGATCTGATAGCCCTGCGGCAGGTCGGCATAGAAATAATTCTTGCGGTCGAAGCGCGACCATTTGTTGATCTGCGCGTCGATCGCCATGCCGGTGCGCACCGCCTGGCGGATGCATTCGCGATTGGGGACAGGCAACATGCCGGGCATGGCCGCGTCGACCAGCGACACCTGCGTGTTCGGCTCCGCGCCGAAAGCCGTGGCCGCGCCGGAAAAGAGCTTCGCCTGGCTCGTCACCTGGGCATGGACTTCCAGGCCGATCACGACCTCCCACTCCCCGGTTGCGCCCTGAATCCTGTAGCTGCTCATAGTTCGTTCCGATGATGAAGATAGACAATGACGGTCAGCGCCGCATCGCTGACCAACAGGGCGAAAAGCCAGGTCGCGGTCAACAGCCGAAGGATGACGACCTCGAAACCGAGCATCCGTCCGGCATGATGCGCCCACAGGCCGCACACGACGCTGAGGCTGATGAAGACCGCCCCCAGCTTGAACTCGCCGCGCAGGATGACGTTGTTGCCCACGCACAGGCCCAGGATGAACAGGGCGACGGCGACGAAAAACTGGGCCAGCATGACATGGTCGAAGGGATGGTTGTCGATATCCGCCAGCGAATTGCCCGCATAGGCGCTGAGCAAAGCCCCGAAGGCGATGTTCAGCGCATTCTGCGCCTCTCGCAGAATGTCGACATTCCGTTCCCGGAACCTGTCGATGCTCACCACCATTTCTCCGGCCGCGCCGTGAAGCCCGCGCGCTCTTCGATGGCAAGGCCCGCATTCAGCACGGTCTGCTCGTCCAGCGCCTTGCCGATGATCTGGAGGCCCAGCGGCAATCCCGCCGAATCCAGCCCGCCCGGCACCGCCATGGCGGGCAGCCCCGCCAGCGACGCCGGCACGGTGAAGACGTCGTTCAGGTACATGGCCAGCGGATCGGCCTGCTTCTCGCCCAACGCGAAGGACGCGCTCGGCGCGGTCGGCGTCAGCAGCAGGTCGCACTTCTCGAAAGCCAGCTCGAAATCGCGCGCGATCAGCGCCCGGACCTTCTGCGCCTGGGTATAATAGGCGTCGTAAAAGCCTGCTGACAATACATAGGTGCCGATCATGATGCGGCGCTTGACCTCCGGCCCGAAACCGGCGGCGCGGGTAGCGGCATACATGTCCTGCAACCCCGCCCCATCGGGCAGATCGCGCTGGCCGTACCGCACGCCGTCATAACGGGCGAGGTTGGACGATGCTTCGGCCGGGGCGATGATATAATAGGTCGGCAGCGCATATTTGGTGTGGGGCAGCGACACCTCGACCACCTCGGCGCCCGCGTCCTTCAACCATGCGATGCCGCGATCCCACAAGGCCGCGATTTCCGCGTTCAGGCCATCGGGGCGATATTCCCTGGGAATGCCGACCTTCTTGCCCTTGAGATCGCTCGACAGATTGGCTTCCCACTGGGGAACGGCCAGATCGAGGCTGGTCGAATCCTTTGGATCGAAGCCCGCCATCACCTCCAGCAGGATCGCATTGTCGCGCACCGTCCGCGCCATCGGCCCGGCCTGGTCCAGCGACGAGGCGAAGGCGACAATGCCCCAGCGCGAACAACGGCCATAGGTCGGCTTGATGCCGCTGATGCCGGTAAAGGCCGCAGGCTGGCGGATCGATCCGCCGGTATCGGTCCCGGTCGCCGCCGGGCAAAGCCGCGCGGAAATGGCCGACGATGACCCGCCCGAAGACCCACCCGGCGCCAGCGCAGCATTGTCGCCACCACTCCGCCGCCAGGGCGAGATGACATTGCCATAATAGCTGGTCTCGTTGGAGGAGCCCATGGCGAACTGGTCGAGGTTCAGCTTGCCCAGCATCCCCGCGCCCGCATCCCAAAGCTTTTTCGAAACGGTGGACTCATAGGTCGGCACGAAACCTTCCAGCATGTGGCTGGCGGCGGTCGTCTGCACGCCTTCGGTGCAGAACAGATCCTTCATGCCGATCGGCACGCCTGAAAGCGGTCCCAGCGCTTCGCCCGCAGCCTTCGCCTTGTCGGCGGCATCGGCAGCGTCCAGCGCCTTTTCCGGCGTTTC
This genomic stretch from Sphingobium sp. BYY-5 harbors:
- a CDS encoding DUF2846 domain-containing protein, giving the protein MKSHVILTLVAIGCATSAVAQDAPEIAAAGAAMSDIPEGKGKIIFFRKGGLMGAAISCAVHEKEEKLTSLPPGKFAVVYAEPGIHEYSVKSEATDTLRLEIEPGETYYSKCSISMGIMAGRPNLSPSDKSTFDAMSAKLKPVEIKTE
- the gatB gene encoding Asp-tRNA(Asn)/Glu-tRNA(Gln) amidotransferase subunit GatB — protein: MSSYRIQGATGEWEVVIGLEVHAQVTSQAKLFSGAATAFGAEPNTQVSLVDAAMPGMLPVPNRECIRQAVRTGMAIDAQINKWSRFDRKNYFYADLPQGYQISQLYHPIVGEGQIEIVLDEKNPETSTKVIGVERIHVEQDAGKLMHDQHPTSSYVDLNRSGVALMEIVSKPDMRSPAEAGAYLSKLRTILRYVGSCDGNMDQGSMRADVNVSVRKPGEEFGTRTETKNVNSVRFVMAVVEYEANRQVDVLEAGGKIVQETRLYDPDRNETRSMRSKEDAHDYRYFPDPDLLPLELDDAFLEECRQSLPELPDAKRQRYEQGLGLSAYNAATLTADAETARWFEALLAEGARIQKKSEGEVAKASANWLLSELYGALNRIGKSLEDSPVSPEEGAELLALVADGTISGTIAKQVFEIMLETGDKPAKIVEEKGLKQTSDTGAIEAAVAKVLADNGDKVEQYKGGKEALFGFFVGQTMKAMQGKANPQVVNELVKKGLAS
- the gatA gene encoding Asp-tRNA(Asn)/Glu-tRNA(Gln) amidotransferase subunit GatA, whose product is MTDLTDLTVAEIRDGFRAGDFSARDVAQAFNANVAAAKALNAFIVETPEKALDAADAADKAKAAGEALGPLSGVPIGMKDLFCTEGVQTTAASHMLEGFVPTYESTVSKKLWDAGAGMLGKLNLDQFAMGSSNETSYYGNVISPWRRSGGDNAALAPGGSSGGSSSAISARLCPAATGTDTGGSIRQPAAFTGISGIKPTYGRCSRWGIVAFASSLDQAGPMARTVRDNAILLEVMAGFDPKDSTSLDLAVPQWEANLSSDLKGKKVGIPREYRPDGLNAEIAALWDRGIAWLKDAGAEVVEVSLPHTKYALPTYYIIAPAEASSNLARYDGVRYGQRDLPDGAGLQDMYAATRAAGFGPEVKRRIMIGTYVLSAGFYDAYYTQAQKVRALIARDFELAFEKCDLLLTPTAPSASFALGEKQADPLAMYLNDVFTVPASLAGLPAMAVPGGLDSAGLPLGLQIIGKALDEQTVLNAGLAIEERAGFTARPEKWW